The Pirellulales bacterium DNA window GTAGAGTCGGCGCGAGCGCAGATGCCTGCCTATATCGAACTTTTGCTCCATGCCACCGACTTGGAGCAAAAGTTCACCGAGCTGCACGACCAGGCTGCTGGCGCACTGCTTCCCCAAACATTCGCCGGCCTATCCGAACGAATGCGTCAGAAGGCAGCCGAGTTAAAGCAGGAATCAATGCGATGCGGGACGATTCCCGGTGTCCCTGCCATCATAGCTAATGCCCTGGCGGAAGTTTTGACCCGCGACCGGACCGGAAAACTTGGCGAGGCGCTCAAGAAGACGGCCGACGGCCGCGCGCTCTTGGCCGCCGTGGAACAATCAAAACAGCTCGGCCCACAAAACGCGCCGCCGGCGCCCGTGGCACCGCCGCAACCGGTCGCGCCGGTCGAGCAACACGGCGCCGCGCCCGTGCCGCGCGCTTCGGACATTAGCTCAGCGCCGAGCGCGTTGCCTCAGGCGCTCCCGCCGCAAGAACCCGCTGCGACGCTCAGCGGCGAGGCGGGCAATACGCCGGAGAACCGGGCGTCGCACGATTCCAGGGCCTTCCAGCACGTCGCGCTACTCAATCACCTGGCGTCGCTGCAGAGCCAGTTACTCGACCGCTCGCGCTTGATCGTCGACGCCGAGTCGCTACAGAAAAAGGGTTCCAGTTGGACCACGATGGCGCGAATGTGGCAAGGACGTGAAGCCGAGGTCCAGAACCTGGCCGGGCAGGAATTCGTCGGCGAGCAGGCCAATCGCTACCTGCAAGCCAAGGAAACGACCGACCGCCAGCGCGCGCAGCTGGCAGCCGAGTTCAATCGACTCGACAAGCTCGGACTCTTGGCAAAACTGAACGCACAGCTCGTGAAACACGGCGGGACCGCCGTCGGTTCGGGCAGCATGGCAACCGACGGCGAGAACGGTGTCAGGAAGCCGTCCAAGCGCGCCTCGCCCCGAGCGCTAAAACGTGTGACGCCGCAGTGACGTGCAGACTGTGACTGCTTGCCGCGCCAGTTACTTAAAAGATTGCCGGCAGCCTTACACGCCATCGATCGGCGTCTCAATACTCCTTATCCGCTCCGCCTCTTTTCCATTTGCGCTTGGAACTCTCGCCGTCTTCTGACGGTGGTGCGCGGTATTCCGGAATCTCGACGACCAGAATCTCGATCGTCAGCGGCTCGAGCTTTTCCAACTCGCGGCGATCGGTTGATTTGCCGTCGTCGTTTTCTTCCTCCTCAGGCGCGGCATCCTCATGTCGCGTGAACATCACATCCACGGTGCGATCCTGCCCGTGCTCGACCCCCTGCCCCATCCAGTCCATCCAGCGTCCGTACGGCCGCGGGCGGCTGGTGACGCCCTTGAGCTGCTTCAAATAGTGAGTATTCAGTT harbors:
- a CDS encoding zf-TFIIB domain-containing protein: MTIAFTCPNCLTDLRLQDRHAGECVKCPRCHGLMVVPDVDESATGDDMAPAASQQSAAAQPPFDDWQAHLRPTRGAATETPGQKPRQPETTPEGRVKFFCGSCGTKMSAAIASAGRLVTCPSCHTQQRIPAGQQRYADTASARLDQTPPHSLDRRALGGSSDSLIDALDNVDLAEARAPAASPFLTGQTNVASRRNRPPHWLLTWSTALVAAGTLLGLLLVWVAMSAPALYRDHVRPYFDKHLAPAIGGDRGREMMRLAEELIEETEKLTQTLRQVHDVESARAQMPAYIELLLHATDLEQKFTELHDQAAGALLPQTFAGLSERMRQKAAELKQESMRCGTIPGVPAIIANALAEVLTRDRTGKLGEALKKTADGRALLAAVEQSKQLGPQNAPPAPVAPPQPVAPVEQHGAAPVPRASDISSAPSALPQALPPQEPAATLSGEAGNTPENRASHDSRAFQHVALLNHLASLQSQLLDRSRLIVDAESLQKKGSSWTTMARMWQGREAEVQNLAGQEFVGEQANRYLQAKETTDRQRAQLAAEFNRLDKLGLLAKLNAQLVKHGGTAVGSGSMATDGENGVRKPSKRASPRALKRVTPQ